ACTCTAACATCTTCTCTAAGAAAATGAAGATTAGGAATGTCTTAATGATTAATTTTTGTGTTTGTTGCAATTTGTTCTCTTAAATCAaacatgtttttaaaaaattagatttgTTGTTTcatattatgttttttttcttttttcttgataGGTGGTTATCCCATTAGGAGATATTGGTGAAGTATTTTATGTCTCCTTCTCTTTCCATAATAATTTTGCTGCTTTCTTATAAGAATTATTGTGTATATGacaaaatctcttttgattGAAGATACGAAGGACTCAACATGCATTTATCAATCCTGCTGTAACAATTATTCTTCGCATGGGTGTTGGTGGGCATGGTGTACCTCCATTGGGAAGTCCTGATGGTTAGTACCTTTGTATACTTGATAGAAACCTCATTATGTCACAAAATATGAGTTGAAATTACATATTTCAAGCTTGTCATTGTCAAATTTCCTTGATGAAATTGTTGTTTCTAATTTGTAAGCTTCCTGGTGGTGGTTGGATTGTGATCTGCGGAAATATTATTAGAAGTACATGAAATGTGTCTTTTCGTTTGTAAATCTTGATTATGCACCTAGATACTTCGTTATCTTTCCTCACTTTCTCATTCCATTTTCAGGTAGGGTCAGATATAAATTTGCATCATTTTGGAATAGGAACCATATGGTTAGAGCTTTACAGCACTCAGTGAATAACTTCCGTGAAATGCTGGAAGCTGAGAAGAAGGCATGTTATTCAGACCTTAGGTTTTTCTTTTCGTTGATATTTCTTGTTGtttgtgttttatttatttatttacttatttattattatttgttataagAATGCCCTTTTATTTGTTGTTAGGAAGACTTCAAACTTGGAAATTTACTTTGTTGATCTAATTCTAATACTGTATTATGATCCTTACtcaaatgatggaaaatttttgcaactttctatgaggtttgtttttgtttgttaacTGTTGTTCTATTCTGCAGGAAAGAAAGAGGGAAGAAACAGCAAACATGGAGGGTCTTTTCATATGGAGGGGACTGATTctttgaattgttcatatggagggAGGTTGATTGGTATATTTTTTAGACTTTGTGTGTTAGTCATTTTGAAACTTTGTTGATAGGTTATTTGTTCAtaggtgaattgttcatatggatGATAGGTGAATCGTTCATAAGAGTTGAATTGTTCTGAAACTTTGTTGTTGTAGCCATTTTGAAACTATGATCGAAttgtatattggttttgtaaatgataggaatatttgcaaagttttggaaatgatatggtgaaaggttttatatttgatgaatattgtcgcttatatatgtatttatggaacAATTGTTGGACCACTAAACAAAACAAATGAGAGCATAATACAGAAGCAAATgtaattgaattacaatttaaaaaaatagaaaaatgcttgacagttttaaaatgtcataaacaattgcattcttgacggtttttaaatgtcataaacaatcactttcttaacggttattaaatgtcatgaaaaagcactcttgacggttatcaatgtcataaatattcatattttttacgGTTTTTGTCATGGATACTCATAATCTTGACGATTTTAAATTGTTATGAACACTTAtactcttgacagttttaaaccgtcatgaaaaattgaatatttaacgGTCGTAAACTGTCAACATTCACTATTCTTGACTTTTTTACCAACCtcaaaactttgtctttcttaaCACTGGATTCAAcaacggttttaaaaccgtcaagagagtctgtttttgtagtagtgggAATAGATAGATCTGTGTTTGTCGGCCTCTCGTCTGGCGTATTTCACTTTTTATCGGGAAATCAATATCAACCCATTGAGGTAGGATCCACCACCTTCATCCGTCCTGTTCCTCATCGGTAGAGCACTTTTCCTTAATCGGGTGGGGGAGTGAGTTGGTCCCTGCTATTGAATCCACCATTTTTTCTAACTTCTTCATTCAATCTTTGAGAAAATCAGAGCTTCTAAAAAAGAATAGGACATCAACTCTACAACAGAATCAGATGAGGCATTGGGGAATGAGTCAAGCTTGCCATGTGAAGATTCAGAAGTTGTAGGTGATGATCAGTTTCTTAGCAAAAATGCACAAAAAGCAAGGCTTTGACAtaggaaaaatggaaaaaaggatctcttttgaccttgttcattgatttctcattattCAATCAAAGTCTAGTCCTTCAGACTATaaaaatgcaagaaaaaagcGGAGAAATAGCAACTTTTCCTTTCGGATTCATTTTCATCTTGAATTGCTTAACACATGAATTATGAGATTTCATTAGACTTCATAACAGAGTGCAAAAAGAATACTTTTCTAACAAAGGACgaactcattcattccactaatagGACTTCAAACCCTTCGGACCACTAAAGTTTCTTAACAATGTTTCAGACTCCTCTGGAccacaggttaatatggatagtccttcagACCACGTCGAACCTTTTAGACAAAAGAAGGACAAGTCTGATtccacaggttaatatggatttctgacttcGAACGATGCTCAAAGAATTTTAGAAGTGACAGAAAGTTCATCTTTGACTGtcggtccgaaggactcattcattccacgaGTTCTAGAGGACCGTTAGGAGTCTGAAAGTGAAGGACTCAgaaattcatattcatattccactttGGACTGTTCGAAGGACTTATTTGGATCCATTAGAATGCAACGAGGAGCCAAGATTACTATTGATTTCTTCAGAGATGATTATTTCTTTGACATATGGAAATAAATTCCTTCTTGtcaattttcttctttcttctctttcgtTCATTACTAAAATCGATTTTAGGTAGCAGTCTAAACGATCAAAGGTAATTAGTAGCCTTTTGTAAGCGAGAACTCTTTCCTTTTTGGGATAGGTTCATATTCTCAGAAGGACTGAAGAAATCTATCCTCTTATCCTATTGCCCAAACTttatggaaaaggaaaaggatcAAATTCGACCAGTGGGCTCAAGTGGAAAGGTTTGAAAGTTGCGGTTTGGCAGCATAACTTTTTAAATCAATCTGGACAGGACCCACGGGTGCACGAAGGCATTTCTAGGACCATTTTCAAGAGATCTTCAGCATATAGCTAGCCTTCCAATTGGGATGCATTTTGAGTTCAGGCTCGGGTCGGAGAGATAATATTGAATCGAatagaggctcaaagaatgatctttGTCTTAAGATCAGAAAGTCCATAAAATCAAGAAGAAGGCTTGACTTTTAAAGAGGATAGCgatcgaaaaagaaaaaagaaagaagctTAATTTGAGGCGACAACTCATTCTCATTTCGGACTTTGAGAACTCCTAACTCGCCCTTGATGAGGATCAAACCTTGTCCAGTCCTTGAAAAATAGTGGGATTCACAAAGTGAACAAAGGCTTTTTGTGATCGATCCATATGATATAGTGCTAGGTAAGAATTCTCCTTCAACTTATCTACAAAGACCTTGGCATATGATTAAGATAGGTCGATCGGTGACCTATGTAACTAAACCCACATTGGGGAATGTGCATTTGAATCTAATAGGATTTGAGAATCATAAAAAAGGTATCGCACAAAAAATGATTAGATGTAATACTTCGAAGGGAGGATTAGAACCTT
The sequence above is drawn from the Cucumis melo cultivar AY chromosome 2, USDA_Cmelo_AY_1.0, whole genome shotgun sequence genome and encodes:
- the LOC103502745 gene encoding BAG-associated GRAM protein 1-like isoform X1 is translated as MGSGYAAISRFLTTIFTSLLPMPTDSFLIPVVIPLGDIGEIRRTQHAFINPAVTIILRMGVGGHGVPPLGSPDGRVRYKFASFWNRNHMVRALQHSVNNFREMLEAEKKACYSDLRFFFSLIFLVVCVLFIYLLIYYYLL
- the LOC103502745 gene encoding BAG-associated GRAM protein 1-like isoform X2; its protein translation is MGSGYAAISRFLTTIFTSLLPMPTDSFLIPIRRTQHAFINPAVTIILRMGVGGHGVPPLGSPDGRVRYKFASFWNRNHMVRALQHSVNNFREMLEAEKKACYSDLRFFFSLIFLVVCVLFIYLLIYYYLL